The proteins below come from a single Drosophila busckii strain San Diego stock center, stock number 13000-0081.31 chromosome X, ASM1175060v1, whole genome shotgun sequence genomic window:
- the LOC108606182 gene encoding uncharacterized protein LOC108606182, translated as MAANQKSNTNSNTHAASFQMSLMPYSSQSGMRRFQLTVPNPEDKCLIVRALFAGPLDCNFYTLVHELSCGMDDIVNFRNYYTDSESSATDTCSETETETESK; from the exons ATGGCTGCcaatcaaaaatcaaatacCAATTCCAATACTCACGCTGCCTCGTTTCAAATGAGTTTGATGCCCTATTCGAGTCAA AGCGGAATGCGTCGCTTTCAATTGACGGTGCCAAATCCTGAGGACAAATGTTTGATTGTTCGAGCTTTATTTGCGGGTCCGCTTGATTGCAACTTTTATACTTTGGTGCATGAGCTAAGCTGTGGCATGGATGATATAGTTAATTTTCGTAACTACTATACTGACTCTGAATCCAGCGCCACGGACACTTGCTccgaaactgaaactgaaaccgAATCGAAATAA
- the LOC108606028 gene encoding uncharacterized protein LOC108606028, whose translation MESFGNNNPYQLLFIDDDELKQLRATQKKLRNKLAVDKPKAPPLIKKLPMPAKLAKRNELVDAELEQQLELMPPPYLELRAERNFRKRNVNKGERELRGKLDRRSGSDKTGIKAIDKRNGGGAHNWGSALKDIEATAALSDADASICEQQQQQQQQVTQLQAEQQLWDNSDEEQAELEAKYITVEEWRAKSVARAKPIFNIRKPGEGEAVKPDWQQMTVLQQKKKKQQQQQQQQQESQSNYNLLTEPQLEYDAALLYPQRVGRLQRIVDIEFKFKDDHRRRGWQSGWQRRQRNQTGNEAAADGINMNDELEFPNLH comes from the coding sequence ATGGAGAGCTTTGGTAACAATAATCCCTATCAGCTGTTGTTCATAGACGATGACGAGCTAAAACAGCTGCGAGCTACGCAGAAAAAGTTGCGCAATAAGTTGGCGGTGGATAAGCCAAAGGCGCCGCCGCTGATTAAGAAATTGCCAATGCCAGCTAAGCTGGCAAAACGCAATGAGCTGGTGGACGcagagctggagcagcagctggagctgatGCCGCCGCCATATTTAGAGCTGAGGGCTGAACGCAATTTTCGCAAGCGCAATGTGAACAAAGGCGAACGTGAGCTGCGTGGCAAGCTGGATCGTCGCTCTGGGTCGGATAAGACTGGAATCAAGGCCATAGATAAGCGCAATGGTGGCGGCGCACACAATTGGGGCTCAGCGTTGAAGGATATTGAGGCTACTGCAGCATTGAGTGATGCAGATGCTTCGAtttgtgagcagcagcagcagcagcagcagcaggtgacACAATTGCaggcggagcagcagctgtgggaCAACTCTGATGAGGAGCAGGCGGAGCTGGAAGCCAAGTATATAACAGTTGAGGAATGGCGCGCCAAGAGCGTAGCGCGTGCCAAgccaatttttaatatacgcAAGCCTGGCGAGGGTGAAGCTGTCAAGCCCGATTGGCAGCAGATGACTGTGctgcagcagaagaagaagaagcagcagcagcagcagcagcagcagcaggaatcTCAAAGCAACTACAATTTGTTGACTGAGCCGCAGCTGGAGTACGATGCAGCTTTGCTGTATCCACAGCGTGTTGGACGCTTGCAGCGCATTGTGGACATTGAGTTCAAGTTTAAGGACGATCATCGTCGTCGCGGCTGGCAGAGCGGCTGGCAGCGCCGTCAGCGTAATCAGACGGGCAATGAAGCAGCAGCCGATGGCATTAATATGAACGATGAGCTTGAGTTTCCCAATTTGCATTAG